One Methylocapsa sp. D3K7 DNA window includes the following coding sequences:
- the hrcA gene encoding heat-inducible transcriptional repressor HrcA, with product MRDPTQLGANGVARLNERSREIFRLIVDGYLAHGEAVGSRHLARLLPTPLSPASVRNVMQDLEEIGLIYSPHTSAGRLPTELGLRFFVDALLELGDVSQGEREQIEAQVKAASQEQTLEALLGDAMMMLSGLTRGAGVVVTTKDNARLKHVEFVRIELERALAVLVAEDGSIENRILQIPAGLPPSALSEAGNYLNARIRGRTLLEVRAEIEASHASAEKELGELTARLVDAGLAGWAESAGHASQLIVRGQANLLQDLTAIEDLERIRLLFADLETKKDVIDLLTRAEGGDGVRIFIGSENKLFSLSGSSMIAAPFHDREQRIVGVLGVIGPTRLNYARIVPMVDFTSKAVARLLQTRSP from the coding sequence ATGCGCGATCCGACACAGCTTGGAGCCAATGGCGTGGCCCGGCTCAACGAACGCTCGCGAGAAATTTTTCGACTTATCGTTGACGGCTACCTTGCGCATGGCGAGGCGGTTGGATCACGCCATCTTGCTCGCCTCCTTCCCACACCATTGTCGCCAGCCTCGGTTCGCAATGTTATGCAAGACCTTGAAGAGATCGGTTTGATCTATTCGCCGCACACAAGCGCAGGGCGGCTTCCAACGGAGCTGGGTCTTCGCTTTTTTGTGGATGCGCTACTAGAGTTGGGTGACGTGAGCCAGGGCGAACGAGAGCAGATCGAGGCGCAAGTGAAAGCCGCGTCACAAGAACAGACCCTAGAAGCCTTGCTAGGCGACGCTATGATGATGCTATCAGGACTAACTCGCGGCGCCGGTGTCGTTGTCACCACCAAGGATAACGCGCGGCTCAAGCATGTAGAGTTTGTCCGTATTGAGCTGGAACGCGCGCTTGCCGTTCTTGTCGCCGAGGATGGTTCGATCGAAAATCGAATCCTTCAAATTCCAGCGGGTCTCCCGCCCTCCGCCTTGAGCGAAGCCGGGAATTACCTCAATGCACGTATCAGAGGCAGGACATTGCTGGAGGTCAGAGCGGAAATCGAAGCCTCGCATGCATCGGCTGAAAAGGAACTCGGCGAATTGACCGCCCGACTCGTCGACGCAGGCCTCGCTGGATGGGCCGAATCGGCCGGACATGCTTCCCAGCTGATTGTTCGTGGGCAAGCCAATTTGTTGCAAGACCTCACCGCAATCGAGGATCTTGAGCGGATTCGTTTGCTTTTTGCCGACCTTGAAACAAAGAAGGACGTGATTGACTTGTTAACCAGGGCCGAAGGCGGTGACGGCGTCCGCATCTTCATCGGCTCGGAAAACAAGCTCTTTTCGCTATCTGGCTCATCGATGATTGCCGCGCCATTTCATGACCGGGAACAGCGCATTGTCGGAGTCCTCGGAGTCATTGGTCCGACCCGGCTGAATTACGCGCGGATTGTGCCCATGGTCGATTTCACGTCCAAAGCCGTCGCACGTTTGCTACAAACTAGATCGCCATAG
- a CDS encoding rod-binding protein → MKAYKALEQLVLKNLVETMLPKDSGVLYGNGTAGDIWRSFLADQLATQVGKSIDLGVVPKSIPTSNSDSRQLFPRNSVQKLTAHRVPHSESM, encoded by the coding sequence ATGAAAGCGTACAAAGCTCTAGAACAACTTGTATTAAAAAACCTTGTGGAAACTATGCTTCCCAAGGACTCTGGTGTCCTTTATGGAAACGGTACAGCGGGTGATATTTGGCGATCTTTTCTGGCGGACCAATTGGCGACTCAAGTCGGAAAATCCATTGATCTCGGTGTTGTCCCAAAGTCAATACCGACCTCTAACTCAGATTCGAGACAGCTATTCCCCCGCAATAGTGTTCAAAAACTCACGGCTCACCGCGTGCCGCATTCTGAATCGATGTGA
- the flhA gene encoding flagellar biosynthesis protein FlhA, whose protein sequence is MTDILLPGTAGADRKSARDIGFACGIITILSIFFLPVPAFLIDIGLAFSIALSVLILMVALWIERPLDFSAFPTVLLVATLLRLALNIATTRLILANGSEGLTAAGYIIGGFSKLVMSGDFVIGLVVFAILITVNFVVITKGATRIAEVGARFTLDAIPGKQMAIDADLSAGLIDDKEVQSRRRELEEESSFFGSMDGASKFVRGDAVAGLVILAVNIFGGIVIGATRHNMPLSEAGDVFTKLSVGDGLVSQIPALIVSLAAALLVSKGGTRGATEKAVLNQLVKYPRALWVAALLMFLFSIMPGLPMFPFAFLGGVLAFLGYSVPKQLSKQLDEQARLAAEAEMRQQREARESVKESMKSAEIELCLGKQISARLLSSHNELASRVTKMRRKFAKQYGFVVPDIKLSDSLAIPPKAYQIKMHGTIVAEHELRPGELLVVLGDGRQPDLPGEKVREPAFGMNAVWISEVFMNELIRERFAPIDNISVLLTHMSEVIRSNLAQLLSYKDMRILIDRLGPEYKRLMDEICPSQISYSGLQAVLKLLLSERVSIRNLHLILEAIAEIVPHARRAEQVTEHVRMRMAQQICGDLLDAGVLKILRLGNRWDLAFHQSLKRDGKGDIIEFDLDPALIESFGKEASLAIRERMDQRHNFAIVATPEARPYVRMVIERLFATLPVLSHLEIARGIEVKSLGTIS, encoded by the coding sequence ATGACCGATATCTTATTACCGGGTACCGCGGGTGCCGATCGCAAGAGCGCGCGCGATATCGGGTTTGCCTGCGGCATCATCACGATACTCTCGATTTTTTTCTTGCCGGTTCCGGCGTTCTTAATCGATATTGGTCTTGCATTTTCGATCGCATTGTCAGTTCTTATTCTCATGGTCGCTCTTTGGATCGAGCGTCCCTTGGACTTTTCCGCCTTTCCGACGGTTCTCCTTGTCGCCACTTTGTTACGCTTGGCGCTGAACATCGCGACGACGAGATTAATCCTTGCCAACGGATCAGAAGGTTTAACGGCCGCTGGCTACATCATCGGCGGCTTTTCGAAGCTTGTAATGAGCGGTGATTTTGTCATCGGCCTGGTTGTGTTTGCAATTCTAATCACAGTCAATTTTGTCGTGATAACCAAAGGCGCGACGCGTATCGCTGAGGTCGGCGCGCGATTTACGCTTGATGCCATTCCAGGCAAGCAGATGGCCATCGATGCAGATCTCTCGGCTGGGCTGATTGATGATAAAGAGGTGCAGAGCCGCAGGCGTGAACTGGAAGAGGAAAGCTCTTTTTTTGGGTCGATGGACGGCGCATCGAAGTTCGTGCGCGGCGATGCGGTCGCGGGCCTCGTCATCCTAGCGGTGAATATTTTCGGAGGGATCGTCATTGGTGCGACTCGCCACAATATGCCCCTTAGCGAAGCGGGGGATGTATTTACGAAATTGTCTGTCGGGGACGGCCTGGTATCTCAAATCCCTGCGCTCATCGTATCGCTGGCGGCGGCGCTCCTTGTGTCGAAAGGTGGAACGAGAGGCGCAACAGAAAAGGCGGTTCTCAATCAACTCGTCAAATATCCGCGCGCATTGTGGGTCGCTGCTTTGCTGATGTTCCTATTTTCGATCATGCCAGGACTTCCGATGTTCCCCTTCGCTTTTCTCGGAGGAGTTCTGGCCTTTTTGGGCTACTCGGTTCCTAAGCAACTCTCGAAACAACTCGATGAGCAAGCAAGACTGGCCGCTGAAGCGGAGATGCGTCAGCAACGAGAAGCGCGGGAATCAGTTAAAGAGTCGATGAAGTCTGCGGAAATCGAGTTGTGTCTGGGCAAACAAATCTCCGCCAGACTGCTTTCATCGCATAATGAGCTGGCGAGCCGAGTGACCAAAATGCGGAGAAAGTTTGCTAAGCAATACGGCTTTGTTGTTCCCGATATTAAACTTTCGGATAGTCTCGCCATTCCTCCGAAGGCCTATCAGATCAAGATGCACGGCACGATCGTTGCTGAGCATGAACTTAGGCCGGGAGAATTGCTTGTTGTCTTGGGGGACGGGCGCCAGCCAGACTTACCTGGAGAGAAGGTCCGTGAGCCGGCCTTCGGTATGAATGCCGTATGGATCTCCGAGGTTTTCATGAACGAACTGATACGCGAAAGGTTCGCTCCCATCGACAACATATCGGTGTTGCTAACCCATATGAGTGAAGTCATTCGCAGCAATCTAGCTCAGCTCCTCTCGTACAAAGACATGCGAATACTCATCGATCGCTTAGGGCCGGAATATAAGCGGTTGATGGATGAAATCTGTCCCTCTCAGATTTCATACTCAGGTCTGCAGGCCGTACTAAAGCTCTTGCTATCAGAGCGCGTCTCAATCAGGAATTTGCATCTTATCCTCGAAGCAATCGCCGAGATTGTTCCACATGCACGACGCGCTGAGCAAGTTACCGAACACGTACGCATGCGGATGGCCCAACAAATTTGTGGTGATCTTCTAGACGCTGGTGTCCTAAAAATCCTCCGTCTTGGGAATCGATGGGATCTTGCTTTTCATCAAAGCCTGAAACGAGATGGAAAGGGAGATATTATCGAGTTTGATCTCGATCCGGCGCTAATTGAAAGTTTCGGCAAAGAGGCCTCGCTCGCAATCCGGGAGCGTATGGATCAACGCCACAATTTCGCTATTGTGGCAACCCCAGAAGCGCGACCTTATGTCCGAATGGTTATCGAACGCCTGTTCGCCACGCTTCCGGTCCTGTCCCATCTTGAGATCGCGCGTGGAATTGAAGTCAAATCACTTGGAACGATTTCGTGA
- a CDS encoding flagellar biosynthetic protein FliR, producing MVGSDAVLIAFVLFCRIGGCLMLMPGFSNVRIPLNVRLFIAFSITLALTPLLARDIEKSLSGLAPMALTKIFISETLVGAMIGFLGRSFYGALETLGGVIAMSIGLSSALAGPIDESEPLPAITSLITLTATASIFFMDLHWEILRGIVLSYAALPVAGIFDARFDLVQVTDCLTKSFLVSLRISSPFITFALMTNFVIGLAGKLAPQIPLYFITVPAMIIGGIFLFYIICTPFMQIFNLAFSKWIRDG from the coding sequence ATGGTTGGATCCGACGCGGTTTTGATTGCGTTTGTTTTGTTTTGCCGGATAGGCGGCTGCTTGATGCTTATGCCGGGATTTTCAAACGTACGTATTCCCCTCAACGTTCGTTTGTTCATTGCTTTTTCGATCACACTTGCATTGACTCCATTGTTAGCCAGGGACATCGAAAAAAGCCTATCGGGTCTCGCGCCAATGGCTTTGACTAAGATTTTCATTTCGGAAACCTTGGTTGGGGCGATGATTGGCTTTCTGGGCCGTAGCTTTTACGGGGCACTCGAAACGTTGGGAGGAGTTATTGCGATGTCTATCGGGCTTTCCAGCGCACTCGCTGGTCCCATCGATGAAAGCGAGCCATTGCCCGCGATCACCAGCTTGATTACTCTTACTGCGACAGCTTCTATTTTTTTTATGGATCTGCATTGGGAGATTCTGCGTGGGATTGTACTTTCTTATGCGGCACTGCCGGTGGCTGGAATATTCGATGCGCGATTCGATCTTGTTCAAGTGACCGATTGTTTGACGAAATCGTTCCTCGTTTCGTTGCGAATTAGCAGCCCTTTCATCACCTTTGCTTTGATGACCAATTTCGTGATTGGTCTCGCCGGCAAATTGGCGCCTCAAATTCCACTGTATTTCATCACGGTTCCAGCGATGATCATTGGTGGAATATTCTTGTTCTATATTATCTGCACGCCATTCATGCAAATATTCAATCTAGCTTTTTCGAAGTGGATCAGAGATGGATAG
- a CDS encoding lytic murein transglycosylase, which yields MQATLHIAGLILCLLGFGPAEAATCRDPAGFDRWLDDFKRQAAAEGISPPAISALDGISFDPGIVAKDHGQHVFQQSFEQFSGRMVNSYRLHKGHALMKQYAATFDKIEEDYGVPTPVIVAIWGLETDFGAVSGNTPTLQALATLAYDCRRSDKFQAELMDALRLIQSGDLLPSAHGAWAGEVGQTQFMPSSYLKFAVDFDGDGHRDLMLSVPDVLASTANFLRGYGWQRGGSWEPGTANFAVIKEWNKADVYSRTIAFFATRLTGGNE from the coding sequence ATGCAAGCGACTTTGCATATTGCAGGCCTCATATTATGCCTCCTTGGATTTGGCCCAGCAGAAGCCGCGACCTGTCGTGATCCAGCGGGATTTGACAGGTGGCTCGATGACTTTAAGAGGCAAGCTGCGGCCGAGGGCATTTCACCGCCCGCGATCAGCGCACTCGATGGAATCAGTTTCGATCCAGGGATCGTTGCTAAAGATCACGGTCAACATGTTTTTCAGCAAAGCTTTGAGCAATTCTCGGGCCGGATGGTAAATTCCTATCGTCTCCACAAGGGCCACGCGCTGATGAAACAATATGCAGCGACCTTTGACAAAATTGAAGAAGACTATGGAGTGCCGACCCCTGTGATCGTCGCGATTTGGGGCCTTGAAACAGACTTTGGTGCTGTCTCCGGCAACACACCGACGCTGCAGGCACTGGCAACACTTGCTTACGACTGCCGGCGCTCCGACAAATTTCAAGCCGAACTCATGGATGCCTTGCGGCTTATCCAGAGTGGTGATCTTTTACCCAGTGCGCATGGTGCATGGGCCGGCGAAGTCGGCCAGACTCAGTTTATGCCGTCGTCCTATCTTAAATTCGCAGTCGACTTTGACGGCGACGGCCACCGAGATCTCATGCTTAGCGTCCCTGATGTTTTGGCTTCGACCGCCAATTTCCTTCGTGGTTACGGTTGGCAACGCGGCGGATCCTGGGAACCGGGAACGGCTAATTTCGCCGTCATAAAGGAATGGAACAAGGCCGACGTTTATTCCCGGACGATTGCTTTTTTCGCAACGAGGTTGACTGGCGGCAATGAGTAG
- a CDS encoding DUF6165 family protein: MSQKSSVIQPAKSVSQVLTPDNMHRLLRTLPKPIRVVDTLNPKEPFAFQSALMSLPYRFKTSMETIPAPIPYLYPEPTLVSKWRTQLGVDGFCVGVGWQGNKFINLQRSIPLECFAPLSAIKGVRLISLMKDQDSLNVKAAGREFTIEGLGVHFDSGTDSFVDCAAVMKNVDLVVTSDTSIAHLAGALGRPVFLALKYVPDWRWLMHRTDCPWYPTMRLFRQPEKGDWTSVFEQIASSVEKLATKCAPNTPCQTATLAIPAAVGDLIDRITILEIKENQIAEPAKLANIQFELAMLRKLKTEYGYEGKLVKQIEADLKATNFLLWKVEDALREHEARADFGESFVCLARQVYVINDRRASLKNNINRIFNSAITEEKSYPRYETSNVSGYQRIV; encoded by the coding sequence ATGAGCCAGAAATCCTCCGTTATTCAACCCGCTAAATCTGTCTCACAGGTGCTGACGCCGGACAATATGCACCGTCTTCTTCGTACATTGCCGAAGCCCATTCGAGTGGTCGACACGCTAAACCCAAAGGAACCCTTTGCCTTTCAAAGTGCCCTCATGAGCCTTCCTTACCGCTTCAAAACCAGCATGGAGACGATTCCAGCGCCAATTCCTTATTTATATCCAGAACCAACCCTTGTTTCAAAGTGGAGAACACAACTCGGAGTTGATGGCTTTTGCGTGGGCGTTGGCTGGCAAGGCAATAAATTCATCAACCTACAAAGGTCTATACCCTTGGAATGTTTCGCGCCGCTCTCAGCAATAAAAGGCGTCCGTTTGATTAGTCTCATGAAGGATCAGGATTCTCTCAATGTAAAAGCGGCAGGGAGAGAATTTACGATCGAGGGCTTGGGAGTTCATTTTGATTCAGGCACAGACTCTTTCGTGGATTGCGCTGCGGTAATGAAAAATGTCGATCTCGTGGTTACCTCCGATACTTCGATCGCCCATCTTGCCGGGGCGTTGGGAAGGCCAGTCTTCCTTGCCCTGAAATACGTCCCAGATTGGCGGTGGCTTATGCACCGGACTGATTGCCCTTGGTACCCCACGATGAGACTTTTCCGACAGCCTGAAAAAGGGGATTGGACGTCCGTGTTTGAACAGATCGCATCATCCGTCGAGAAACTTGCAACCAAATGCGCCCCAAACACTCCGTGTCAAACGGCGACCCTTGCAATTCCCGCCGCGGTTGGAGATCTTATTGACAGGATCACGATTCTTGAAATTAAAGAAAACCAAATCGCTGAACCTGCGAAGCTGGCCAATATCCAATTCGAACTCGCTATGTTGCGGAAACTTAAAACTGAATATGGCTACGAAGGTAAGCTTGTGAAACAAATCGAAGCTGACTTGAAGGCCACCAATTTTCTTCTCTGGAAGGTCGAGGATGCGCTGCGGGAACATGAAGCCAGGGCCGATTTTGGCGAAAGCTTCGTTTGCTTGGCGCGCCAAGTTTACGTAATTAATGACCGGAGAGCTAGCCTAAAAAATAATATTAATCGGATATTTAATTCCGCAATTACCGAGGAAAAGTCCTATCCAAGATATGAGACAAGTAATGTTTCTGGATATCAACGTATAGTCTGA
- a CDS encoding IS3 family transposase (programmed frameshift), with protein sequence MSQKSGTAKSSSERIVKDIRRATRKQYSAEEKIRIVLDGLRGEHSIAELCRREGIAESLYYTWSKEFLEAGKRRLAGDTARAATSGEVKDLRREAQALKEVVAEQALELRLLKKKHDRGWGKRGMRYPASEKLEIIRLVEQSHLPARRTLEKLGVSRATFYRWCDLCQTGGPEALEDRSPRPDRVWNRIPDNVRGQIVQLALDEPELSPRELATRFTDTKSYFVSEASVYRLLKEHDLIASPAYIVMKAADEFKDKTTAPNQLWQTDFTYLKVIGWGWFYLSTILDDFSRYIIAWKLCTTMKVGDVTETLDLALQAAGLDHAKVVHRPRLLSDNGPSYISANLAEWLDKRNMDHVRGAPCHPQTQGKIERWHQTLKNRVLLENYYLPGDLEARIDTFVDHYNHRRYHESLDNLTPADVYFGRGQTILLQRERIKRATIQNRRLQHQLNAA encoded by the exons ATGAGCCAGAAATCCGGAACTGCCAAGTCGTCCTCCGAGCGGATCGTGAAGGACATTCGCCGAGCAACGCGCAAGCAATATTCGGCGGAGGAGAAGATCCGCATCGTGCTGGACGGCCTGCGCGGCGAGCATAGCATCGCGGAACTCTGCCGGCGCGAGGGCATCGCCGAGAGCCTGTATTACACCTGGTCGAAGGAGTTCCTGGAGGCTGGCAAGCGGCGCTTGGCGGGCGACACGGCGCGTGCGGCGACCAGCGGCGAGGTCAAGGACCTGCGCCGGGAAGCTCAGGCACTGAAGGAGGTCGTCGCCGAGCAGGCGCTGGAATTGCGCCTGCTCA AAAAAAAGCATGATCGCGGATGGGGAAAGCGAGGAATGAGATATCCGGCTTCCGAGAAACTGGAGATCATCCGGCTGGTCGAGCAATCCCATCTGCCGGCGCGCCGGACGCTGGAGAAACTCGGCGTCTCTCGCGCCACCTTTTATCGATGGTGCGACCTTTGCCAGACTGGCGGGCCAGAGGCCCTGGAAGACCGATCTCCCAGGCCCGACCGCGTCTGGAACCGAATTCCTGACAATGTGCGGGGCCAGATCGTGCAACTGGCCCTGGACGAGCCGGAGCTGTCGCCACGGGAACTGGCGACACGCTTCACCGACACAAAAAGCTATTTTGTTTCGGAAGCTTCGGTTTATCGCCTGCTGAAGGAGCACGACCTAATCGCCAGTCCCGCCTACATCGTCATGAAGGCCGCCGATGAGTTCAAGGACAAGACGACGGCGCCCAACCAGCTCTGGCAGACCGACTTCACTTATCTCAAGGTGATTGGTTGGGGTTGGTTCTACCTCAGCACGATATTGGACGACTTCTCGCGCTACATCATCGCCTGGAAGCTCTGTACGACGATGAAGGTCGGGGACGTCACGGAAACACTCGACCTGGCGTTGCAAGCCGCGGGGCTTGATCACGCCAAGGTCGTCCATCGTCCGCGATTGCTCTCGGACAATGGCCCTTCCTACATCTCGGCCAATCTGGCCGAATGGCTGGACAAACGCAACATGGATCACGTGCGCGGCGCGCCCTGCCACCCGCAAACACAGGGCAAAATCGAGCGCTGGCATCAGACGCTCAAGAATCGCGTCTTGCTTGAGAACTATTATCTGCCCGGCGACCTGGAAGCCAGGATCGACACCTTCGTCGATCACTACAATCATCGCCGCTATCACGAGAGCCTGGACAATCTCACGCCGGCTGACGTCTACTTCGGCCGAGGACAAACCATTCTGCTGCAACGAGAAAGGATCAAACGAGCCACCATCCAAAATCGTCGCTTGCAACACCAATTGAACGCCGCATAA
- a CDS encoding tetratricopeptide repeat protein yields the protein MSVSQFEQLDRSEADEPNSRSLLRTAITEAFALLNTGARQEAIDRITQYQSLAAESAAGCYIFGLIYFNADDLRQALIWFNRALALRSAFPESLSARAIVLQRVGKPEDALESFEASLNLRPGDAETLFNKGVVLQSVGRVADALVAYEDALRCKPVHSEALTNRGVLLERFGRLDEALSCFVAIELITPRDNLNLFNIGSVLQKLGRHEEALAAYEKAARYGPPDAETELNRGNVLQKLGRLEEALTAYDLSSHYRHGYPQALYNKGIALQGLSRPRAALEAYDAALTLDPCYYEAACNRGNVLYELGHLDDALAAFTYTLKIRPGFIVALINRANVLLQLGHAEEAIQSCAEILRRDPNHPQSLGIAGAAYRKLGRLDEALTSLEEAIRLNPAAADTWLNRGNVLQELDRCLDSIPCYKEALRIKPNYPEALSSLGVALKETGEIDEALFYFDAALKYKPGFPDAQNNRAGALLLKGDLRAGFADFESRWDRSNAPPKSLILDLPEWAGQDLEGKSIVVWDEQGLGDLIQFSRYLLLLVDAGADVTLLCRKNMHLSVVR from the coding sequence ATGAGCGTTTCCCAGTTTGAACAATTGGATCGCTCCGAAGCAGACGAACCAAATAGCAGGTCCCTCCTTCGGACGGCGATCACTGAGGCATTCGCACTGCTCAACACCGGTGCGCGGCAAGAGGCAATCGACCGAATCACGCAATATCAGTCACTCGCTGCCGAGAGCGCTGCCGGATGTTATATCTTCGGATTGATCTATTTCAATGCCGACGATTTACGCCAAGCGCTCATATGGTTTAATCGTGCGCTAGCGTTACGCTCCGCATTTCCAGAATCGCTCTCCGCCCGCGCAATTGTTCTTCAACGGGTAGGTAAGCCGGAAGATGCACTCGAGTCGTTTGAGGCAAGCCTAAATCTTCGGCCCGGTGATGCCGAGACCTTGTTCAACAAGGGTGTTGTCCTACAGAGCGTTGGACGCGTCGCCGATGCTCTCGTTGCCTATGAGGATGCGTTACGGTGTAAGCCAGTCCATTCCGAAGCACTGACGAATCGTGGCGTTTTGCTTGAACGATTTGGACGCCTCGATGAGGCTCTCTCTTGCTTCGTTGCGATTGAGTTGATAACGCCTCGCGACAATTTAAACTTGTTTAACATTGGCTCTGTGTTGCAAAAACTCGGACGGCACGAGGAGGCTCTCGCCGCTTATGAGAAAGCCGCCCGGTATGGTCCACCGGACGCAGAAACAGAGCTTAACCGCGGCAATGTTCTCCAAAAGCTTGGACGCCTCGAGGAAGCCCTCACCGCCTATGATCTATCTTCGCATTACCGCCACGGTTACCCGCAGGCTCTCTACAATAAGGGGATCGCGTTACAGGGGCTTAGCCGGCCGCGCGCGGCCCTCGAAGCATATGACGCGGCACTTACCCTCGACCCTTGCTATTACGAAGCGGCCTGCAATCGAGGCAATGTCCTTTACGAACTTGGTCACCTGGATGACGCGCTTGCCGCATTCACATACACACTAAAAATTCGTCCGGGATTTATAGTGGCTTTAATCAATCGTGCCAACGTCTTGCTCCAGCTCGGCCATGCCGAAGAAGCAATTCAATCGTGTGCCGAGATCTTGCGGCGTGATCCAAATCATCCCCAGAGCCTAGGGATTGCCGGAGCTGCGTATCGTAAGCTCGGACGTCTGGATGAAGCGTTGACTAGTCTCGAAGAAGCCATCCGTCTAAATCCCGCAGCTGCGGATACTTGGCTAAATCGCGGCAACGTCTTGCAAGAGCTAGATAGGTGTTTGGACTCAATCCCGTGTTACAAGGAGGCCTTGCGCATTAAACCGAATTATCCAGAGGCCTTATCAAGTCTTGGCGTGGCTCTCAAAGAGACGGGAGAAATCGATGAGGCCCTATTCTATTTCGATGCAGCACTCAAGTATAAACCCGGCTTTCCGGATGCCCAAAATAATCGCGCTGGCGCGCTTCTTTTGAAAGGCGATTTAAGAGCAGGATTCGCGGATTTCGAGAGCCGGTGGGATCGTTCGAATGCGCCACCCAAGTCTCTCATCTTGGATTTGCCAGAGTGGGCTGGCCAAGATTTAGAGGGAAAATCAATCGTTGTTTGGGATGAGCAAGGTCTTGGGGATTTAATTCAATTTTCGCGGTATCTCCTCTTGCTTGTTGATGCAGGCGCCGATGTGACTCTGCTGTGCCGCAAAAATATGCACCTGTCCGTCGTCAGATAA